One genomic window of Terriglobales bacterium includes the following:
- a CDS encoding TonB family protein — protein sequence MPVTEAPPKSPSEQRALRRDLPQDPAELHLLIEELEDERDQGRRREAVWVSVILHLLVILTIVLQPKLFPNWFSSKDKVVLVTPDMQDKDIQFLALPKDAQKATPPPKTNIISDKNRIAQARTPSPDRHTLEELQNARRQGAPGNRGMQAPPAPPKQAAAPAAAAQGQQQAQAAPPKPAENSSTVAKLEPPEQEPRPTNRNVFSTAGSAGSVIQQAARAAAQGHGAGGEYGIGPLSPNTDAQGAVDILSDTLGVDFGPYLSRVLEDVRRNWYNLIPEEARSPIFKQGKLMIQFIIDKNGAVEGLRLTSPSGDVALDRAALGGITASNPFPPLPKEFNGPYLALRFRFYYNPNRGELK from the coding sequence ATGCCAGTCACCGAGGCCCCACCCAAGTCGCCGTCCGAGCAACGCGCGTTGCGCCGCGACTTGCCGCAGGATCCCGCCGAACTCCACCTGCTTATCGAAGAACTTGAAGACGAGCGGGACCAAGGACGCCGACGCGAGGCGGTATGGGTTTCGGTCATCCTGCACTTGCTCGTCATCCTGACGATCGTGCTGCAGCCGAAGCTCTTCCCCAATTGGTTCTCGTCAAAGGACAAGGTCGTCCTCGTCACGCCCGATATGCAGGACAAGGACATCCAGTTTCTGGCTCTGCCCAAAGACGCGCAGAAGGCCACGCCGCCGCCGAAGACCAACATCATCTCCGACAAAAACCGCATCGCGCAGGCGCGAACGCCGTCGCCAGACCGGCACACCTTGGAAGAGCTGCAGAATGCACGGCGCCAGGGCGCTCCGGGGAACCGCGGCATGCAAGCGCCGCCTGCCCCGCCAAAGCAGGCCGCCGCTCCCGCTGCTGCGGCACAGGGACAACAGCAGGCACAGGCTGCGCCTCCGAAGCCGGCTGAGAATTCGAGCACCGTGGCTAAGCTCGAACCGCCGGAGCAGGAACCACGACCTACAAATCGGAATGTCTTCAGCACCGCTGGTTCGGCTGGATCGGTGATTCAGCAGGCAGCCCGCGCAGCTGCTCAGGGTCACGGAGCCGGTGGAGAATATGGGATCGGTCCGCTGTCGCCGAATACTGACGCGCAAGGCGCAGTCGATATTCTCAGTGACACCCTCGGCGTCGACTTCGGTCCATACCTGTCCCGCGTCCTCGAAGACGTGCGCCGCAACTGGTATAACCTCATCCCGGAAGAGGCGCGCTCGCCGATTTTCAAACAGGGGAAACTGATGATTCAGTTCATCATCGACAAGAACGGTGCCGTGGAAGGACTGCGCCTCACCTCGCCTTCCGGTGATGTTGCACTGGATCGAGCCGCCCTCGGAGGGATCACCGCTTCGAATCCGTTCCCGCCGCTTCCCAAAGAGTTCAACGGGCCTTATCTCGCCCTGCGTTTCCGCTTTTACTACAACCCAAACCGGGGCGAGTTGAAATAG